From Argonema galeatum A003/A1:
CTGGGATGATGAGTAGTGAACCTAAGCGGGGTGAGATTTGGCGGGTGCAATTCGATCCAACTAGAGGCGATGAAATTCAGAAAATCCGTCCTGCGATCGTCATAAGTGCCGACGGATTAGAAGGGTTGAAATTACGTTTGGTGGTTCCAATTACCGCTTGGAAAGCATCTCTGGTAAATTTTGCTTGGATAGTGAAGATTGAGCCATCTCCAGAAAACGGGTTAACAAAAGTTTCGGCGGCAAACCCTTTGCAAACGCGCTCTGTTTCTCTAGAGCGTTTTACTAATAAAATAGGAGTGATTGAAGACACGAAGCTAGAAGCAGTTTTGTTAGGATTGGCTCTCGTCGTTCAATTTCCGTAGACAGGCGAAGGAAAAGGAGAGTCGGAAGCGATCGCATTTTTGGTATTTTGGAAAAGTGCGATCGCTTTAACGCAATGCCTCTATCAACTGGGTGAAATCAACATCCTCTAAGGGATTTGGCAAACGGTTAATAAAATCTAGTGGCAGACTTTCATGGCTATTTGCCAGAATTGCTCTAGCTTCTGTGGCAATTGGATCTGCGGGATATAACTTCAAAATGCGATCTATAATTTTATGCTCAAAAGCTCTTTGGTTGCGATCGCCTTCAATATTAGGCTGTTTTTCCAGCACAGCGTAAAGCACTCGCAGATTATCAGGGGCTAATTCCCTTGCACGCTCTAGGAAAGAACCATCTAGCTCGTCAATTGTGGCACAAGATACCCATTGCGCTAGCGAGTGAGCTAAAAGCAGTAATTCAATTGGTACGTTACCTCTATGACAAAGTTCGCGAAGTGCCAGATAACCAGCATTTTCGATGGAAATTTGCTCTGCTAAGGCATTGAGCAATATAGTAATTAGGTTATCTTGCATATTCTTATTTTGCTTTGCTATAATACTACTGATGATTACTCTTGCCTC
This genomic window contains:
- a CDS encoding type II toxin-antitoxin system PemK/MazF family toxin, with the protein product MMSSEPKRGEIWRVQFDPTRGDEIQKIRPAIVISADGLEGLKLRLVVPITAWKASLVNFAWIVKIEPSPENGLTKVSAANPLQTRSVSLERFTNKIGVIEDTKLEAVLLGLALVVQFP